The following nucleotide sequence is from Gemmatimonadaceae bacterium.
CGGCCCTTTCGTCAGGTACATGTGCCAGTCGACGCGAGTGGAATCGGTCTCACCGCAGTTCGTGCTCTCCTTGCCTTCTTTCTTCGCGTTAGCGAGAAACCCAACGACACTGATCGGCAGCTCCTCGTATTCGGCGATGGCAGCCAGGTCGGCCGCAGGCCAGGGGTGCTGATCGCCCTCACGATGCTTGAGTCGATTGTGCGGGAATGCGAGCGTCGCGAGCGCGTCCCAACTCACCTCGTGGTAGCCGTCAGGTTCGTCCGTGCGGTTCTTGAGATGATTTGTCGCGGGATCGCCGCCAACGCCATCAGCCTGGCAAAGCGCGTGGTTGCCGTTAGGCCAGTGAATGTCGACAGCATTCGATGCCGTCTTGCTCCAGGTTGAATCGACGGTTCCAGCACCCGTCGTCACCGTGGGTGTTGTAGGCGTGGCGGGCGGCGACACGACCGTGCCGCTATCGATGACGTGGAGTCGTGCAGCCCAGGCCCAGCCAGTGACCGGCGTGGCAACGCGTGTCTTGATGTGGTAGTACCCAAGACGCTTCGACAGTGAGAGCAGATTGACGGTGTCGCCCTGGTCGAGTGTTGCTTTGACCTTCGATTTCGTGCTCTGTCCGCTGCGCACGTTAAGGCCAGAGGTTGCTACTGCAATCTGGGCGGCGGTGGACACGGTAGTGAACACGACCAATACGATCGACGACGCGAGAATCCATTGTGACCGGCCCATCACGCGCTCCGTCCAAGGGGTGGCGGCTGGCGGCTGGGCTTCATCCGAGGCGCTCGTGCGCTATCTTGAGACCGATGGCGAGATGATCCGCGCTGCCATCCAGCAGCCAACGGCGAATCTCGGACAAAGTTAGGTCGACAGGAAGAGTGGCACCGGCAAGACTCTGCACGTAGCGTAGTTGGAAGATGTTGGACAGGTGGCCGAGTGGCTGAAGGCACCGGTCTCGAAAACCGGCATACCGGTGAACCCGGTATCGTGAGTTCGAATCTCACCCTGTCCGTTAAGCTCCTCTGAAGTTGGCGGCACCAGGCGTTCACTACCGGCATCGGCGCGAATGTTAGCGGCCGACCCTACGCCTCCGCCGCCTGGCGCGTGGTGGCTCCTCCCCGAGTTGCTCGAGTGTCGTTCGCGCTGCCGCCAGAATCTCGTTCGAGAGTCCCAGATCTGACTTGGCCGACGCGCGCGCGACCGCGATCGCACCGATCTCCGCCGCGACGATCGTGAGTGCTCGTTGATGTCGGGTCTCTGGAGGTAGATCGACGAGCGTCGCCTCGACCGCCGCCGTCATTCGCTCGAATCCTTCGACGAATCGCGCGCTGACGCTGCGATCCTGTCGGGCGATCTCACTGGCCGACGCCGCGAGCGGACAGCCGAACGCGAGGTCGTCCCGGTGTCGACGCGAGACGTAGTAGTCGAGGAGGTCACCGAGACTCGCGTCGGGACGCTCCACGATCTTCGCGAGCCGAGCACCGCTCGTCTCGAGTCCCGCAGCCAACGCCTCGGCGGCGAGGGCCTCCTTGGACGAGAACTGGGCGTAGAGCGCGCCATGGGTGAGGCCGGCGGCCTTGCTCACCTCGGCCACGCCGACGCCGTCGATCCCACGCTCGCGGAAAAGGCGACCCGCCTCGCGCACGAGCGCGGCGCGATTCTCTGCGGCCTTCTCTCTAGTGACCTTCATACTGGCTCCTATTCGTTACGACTGAAATTAATGTAACGCAATCGCCACCGTCTTGACAATGCTTGCATGACCGGCTACGCCTTCGTGTAATGATGGTGAATGCAATTATTACATAAGGAGGGTCGGATGACACGGGACGCGGAGAAGGGCACGGCACTGATCACGGGCGCATCACGCGGCATTGGCGCCGCCTACGCTGAGCAACTGGCGACGCGTGGCTACGATCTCGTCCTGGTCGCCAGAGACGCGAGCCGGCTCGAGCCGCTCGCCAGGCGCCTAACGGCGGAAACGGGCCGCACGGTGACCACGATCGCGGCGGACCTCACGGATGACACCGATCTCGCGCGCGTGGAGAGCACGCTCCGGAAGGACCCGACGATCACGATGCTGGTGAACAATGCCGGCACGGCCTCGCTCGCGCCGCTGCTCCGGGCAGACGTCGACGTGATGGACCGGATGATCACGCTCAAC
It contains:
- a CDS encoding TetR/AcrR family transcriptional regulator, whose protein sequence is MKVTREKAAENRAALVREAGRLFRERGIDGVGVAEVSKAAGLTHGALYAQFSSKEALAAEALAAGLETSGARLAKIVERPDASLGDLLDYYVSRRHRDDLAFGCPLAASASEIARQDRSVSARFVEGFERMTAAVEATLVDLPPETRHQRALTIVAAEIGAIAVARASAKSDLGLSNEILAAARTTLEQLGEEPPRARRRRRRVGR
- a CDS encoding SH3 domain-containing protein; its protein translation is MGRSQWILASSIVLVVFTTVSTAAQIAVATSGLNVRSGQSTKSKVKATLDQGDTVNLLSLSKRLGYYHIKTRVATPVTGWAWAARLHVIDSGTVVSPPATPTTPTVTTGAGTVDSTWSKTASNAVDIHWPNGNHALCQADGVGGDPATNHLKNRTDEPDGYHEVSWDALATLAFPHNRLKHREGDQHPWPAADLAAIAEYEELPISVVGFLANAKKEGKESTNCGETDSTRVDWHMYLTKGPHQKTRQSIVVETTPRVRPNHPRWNVDTLKALAVRGDTVRISGWLMLDPEHWDQMWQYGGPSDTTGTKARLTLWEIHPITRIEVRRAGAWHSLDEP